A part of Agromyces protaetiae genomic DNA contains:
- a CDS encoding OmpL47-type beta-barrel domain-containing protein, whose protein sequence is MNRAPNRPPRWRAAAATAAAVALAITGTALPAAADPADDFEPLPGVGGTPFSDGGGWIYNYSDETEPYDYMDKWFDYGATTWNSVTDKIEDGYYADRGITNMIVYGPYLSTGAWRGLPATGDFMDSDPKNGTVEEFRQMVSAANARGMTITAYLALLYVDFSSPLFTQAERDKRDGIDSWQTKLFLWDERPQGSDPNAAPPSNSQIRRPSNGDWDYSETAGRWYATTWGLPALNFASPTAMDYAKKVLRFWMDNGVQGFEFDAPQSMWGFQSGGDGLGEARNREFVNYPHEYRPDWEVYTHAEGSGTYSNQALMDRLGYTHIMVNPDDDFNSFSSRIGRYPQENTVDSLEAHYESFIDHRRLLGRGTYAPAVYDMISLPDGLRALDLAVQGGNGAIVSMDQQGLLDVLSPEEVDAMDDVTEALHNSPAEAPSALRDRVPTQQDTRAYAVLRRSVKGPEAALNLFSYKNVASCITVNLEGTGIAYPQRTTNLLTGEPGPWLRSAHSTVSLPAYGWLYLDVDADEGPAWTYVDGADAGWTYGGGWVKTDDPSAYGGSRHGGTAQGGFGEITFTGSTVEGYGRATSNGSTQVEVFVDGVSKGVHTERRNESGGPFQGTKFFSITGLSDGPHTLRIQQNNAASGNAGGSSIDYLRVAHEQVVTPQTLPAGDVCDTDETAPVSTATLAGANIVGTTYESPTVTIASADEEGGSGLDRVEYRLDGGEWAEYGEPFAVNARGDHTLEYRASDVAGNVETAKSVAFSVVSTAGDGAGKRPDAGVLSSNSGWANGLHDGNYDITMNLWWGENGSVLRLYENGELVALKSLATASPAAQAVSVPFRGKPNGTYVYTATLVNSKGETATGSTTVKVTDAAPGKPALSHDNWDKDGSFTLTADLWWGTNATSYEFFEGATSKGTGTLTAATPAAQKATVQLTGVAKGTHTYRVVFRNAAGETASDQVQVVVSK, encoded by the coding sequence ATGAACCGAGCACCGAACCGACCCCCGCGATGGCGAGCGGCGGCAGCGACCGCGGCAGCCGTCGCGCTCGCGATCACGGGAACAGCACTCCCCGCCGCAGCAGATCCGGCCGACGACTTCGAGCCCCTCCCGGGCGTCGGCGGCACGCCGTTCAGCGACGGCGGCGGCTGGATCTACAACTACAGCGACGAGACCGAGCCGTACGACTACATGGACAAGTGGTTCGACTACGGCGCGACGACCTGGAACAGCGTCACCGACAAGATCGAGGACGGCTACTACGCCGACCGCGGCATCACGAACATGATCGTCTACGGCCCCTACCTCTCGACGGGCGCCTGGCGCGGGCTGCCGGCGACGGGCGACTTCATGGACTCCGACCCCAAGAACGGCACGGTCGAGGAGTTCCGCCAGATGGTGAGCGCCGCCAATGCGCGCGGCATGACGATCACCGCCTACCTCGCCCTCCTCTACGTCGACTTCTCGAGCCCGCTCTTCACGCAGGCCGAACGCGACAAGCGCGACGGCATCGACTCGTGGCAGACGAAGCTCTTCCTGTGGGACGAGCGCCCGCAGGGCAGCGATCCGAACGCCGCGCCGCCCTCGAACTCGCAGATCCGCCGCCCGAGCAACGGCGACTGGGACTACAGCGAAACCGCCGGGCGCTGGTACGCGACCACGTGGGGACTTCCCGCGCTGAACTTCGCCAGCCCGACGGCCATGGACTACGCCAAGAAGGTGCTGCGCTTCTGGATGGACAACGGCGTCCAGGGCTTCGAGTTCGACGCCCCGCAGAGCATGTGGGGCTTCCAGTCGGGCGGCGACGGCCTCGGCGAGGCGCGCAACCGCGAGTTCGTGAACTACCCGCACGAGTACCGCCCCGACTGGGAGGTGTACACCCACGCCGAGGGCAGCGGCACCTACTCGAACCAGGCCCTCATGGACCGCCTCGGATACACGCACATCATGGTGAACCCCGACGACGACTTCAACTCGTTCTCGAGCCGCATCGGCCGCTACCCGCAGGAGAACACGGTCGACTCGCTCGAAGCCCACTACGAGTCGTTCATCGACCACCGGCGCCTGCTCGGCCGCGGCACGTACGCGCCCGCGGTGTACGACATGATCTCGTTGCCCGACGGCCTCCGCGCCCTCGACCTCGCGGTGCAGGGCGGCAACGGCGCGATCGTCTCGATGGACCAGCAGGGTCTGCTCGACGTGCTCTCGCCCGAAGAGGTCGACGCCATGGACGACGTGACCGAAGCCCTCCACAACTCCCCCGCCGAGGCGCCGTCCGCGCTCCGCGACCGCGTGCCGACCCAGCAGGACACGCGCGCGTACGCCGTGCTCCGTCGGAGCGTCAAGGGCCCCGAAGCGGCCCTCAACCTGTTCAGCTACAAGAACGTCGCCTCGTGCATCACGGTCAACCTCGAAGGCACCGGCATCGCGTACCCGCAGCGGACGACCAACCTGTTGACGGGCGAGCCCGGGCCGTGGCTGCGCTCGGCGCACAGCACCGTGAGCCTGCCCGCCTACGGCTGGCTCTACCTCGACGTCGACGCCGACGAGGGCCCCGCCTGGACCTACGTCGATGGCGCCGACGCCGGATGGACCTACGGCGGCGGTTGGGTGAAGACCGACGACCCGTCGGCCTACGGCGGCAGCCGTCACGGCGGCACCGCGCAGGGCGGGTTCGGCGAGATCACGTTCACGGGCTCGACGGTCGAGGGCTACGGCCGGGCGACCTCGAACGGCTCGACGCAGGTCGAGGTCTTCGTCGACGGCGTCTCGAAGGGCGTGCACACCGAACGCCGCAACGAGTCGGGCGGGCCGTTCCAGGGCACGAAGTTCTTCTCGATCACGGGGCTCTCCGACGGCCCGCACACACTCCGGATCCAGCAGAACAACGCGGCTTCGGGCAACGCGGGCGGGTCGAGCATCGACTACCTGCGGGTCGCGCACGAGCAGGTCGTGACGCCGCAGACGCTCCCCGCCGGCGACGTGTGCGACACCGACGAGACCGCTCCCGTCTCGACGGCGACCCTCGCGGGTGCGAACATCGTCGGCACGACGTACGAGTCGCCGACCGTGACGATCGCCTCGGCCGACGAAGAGGGCGGCTCGGGCCTCGACCGCGTCGAGTACCGTCTCGACGGCGGCGAGTGGGCCGAGTACGGCGAGCCGTTCGCGGTGAACGCGCGCGGCGACCACACGCTCGAGTACCGGGCGTCGGATGTCGCGGGCAACGTCGAGACGGCGAAGTCGGTCGCCTTCTCGGTCGTCTCGACGGCCGGCGACGGGGCGGGCAAGCGCCCCGACGCAGGCGTGCTGTCGTCGAACAGCGGGTGGGCGAACGGCCTCCACGACGGCAACTACGACATCACGATGAACCTCTGGTGGGGTGAGAACGGCAGCGTCCTGCGCCTCTACGAGAACGGCGAGCTCGTCGCGCTCAAGAGCCTCGCGACCGCGAGCCCTGCGGCGCAGGCGGTGTCGGTGCCGTTCCGCGGCAAGCCGAACGGCACCTACGTGTACACGGCGACGCTCGTGAACTCGAAGGGCGAGACGGCGACGGGCTCGACGACGGTGAAGGTCACGGATGCGGCGCCCGGCAAGCCCGCGCTGAGCCACGACAACTGGGACAAGGACGGCTCGTTCACCCTGACCGCCGATCTCTGGTGGGGCACGAACGCGACGTCCTACGAGTTCTTCGAGGGCGCGACGTCGAAGGGAACCGGCACGCTCACGGCCGCGACGCCCGCCGCCCAGAAGGCGACGGTGCAGCTCACGGGCGTGGCGAAGGGCACGCACACCTATCGGGTCGTGTTCCGCAACGCCGCCGGTGAGACGGCGAGCGACCAGGTGCAGGTGGTCGTCTCGAAGTAG
- a CDS encoding ADP-ribosylglycohydrolase family protein → MHDPLSSFDLVSDELDQRTETGYDVTAQRAAFAATDPDDVAALEGILESLEHAERAPGWAYEEPESLGDILDSLPVADSPGRPGDAEVERRIHGAWLGRIAGCNLGKPVEWGPHWTTTHLREYLELADAWPLRDYFPVLDPMPARFELRENWPETTRGNVDGSARDDDIDYPILGLHLLEQHGAGLTRNHVAESWLTLLPYLQVYTAERAAYTNLINNVPIERVATVRNPYREWIGALIRGDVFGWTNPGDPRAAAALAYEDASLSHVANGVYGEIWAAAITSCAFGAATVEEAFEASLDHVPPRSRLAEALRDVQRMHRDGLTWEQAIEAIQLRYGRYSWVHTINNAAIIAAGLLWGEGDYAATVGLTVQGGWDTDSNGATAGSVAGIVLGADRLPANFIEPLHDRTRSALFGFDHSRISDLARRTAVLARAGAAVG, encoded by the coding sequence GTGCACGACCCGCTCAGCTCGTTCGACCTCGTCAGTGACGAGCTCGATCAGCGCACCGAGACCGGCTACGACGTCACCGCTCAGCGGGCGGCGTTCGCGGCGACCGACCCCGACGACGTGGCGGCGCTCGAGGGCATCCTCGAGTCGCTCGAACACGCCGAGCGCGCCCCCGGGTGGGCCTACGAGGAACCCGAGTCGCTCGGCGACATCCTCGACTCCCTGCCCGTCGCCGACTCGCCGGGGCGCCCGGGCGACGCGGAGGTCGAACGGCGCATCCACGGCGCGTGGCTCGGCCGCATCGCCGGCTGCAACCTCGGCAAGCCCGTCGAGTGGGGTCCCCACTGGACGACGACGCACCTGCGCGAATACCTCGAGCTCGCAGACGCGTGGCCGCTCCGCGACTACTTCCCTGTGCTCGACCCCATGCCCGCACGCTTCGAGCTGCGCGAGAACTGGCCCGAGACGACCCGCGGCAACGTCGACGGCTCGGCGCGCGACGACGACATCGACTACCCGATCCTCGGCCTGCACCTGCTCGAACAGCACGGCGCCGGCCTGACGCGCAACCATGTGGCCGAATCCTGGCTGACCCTGCTGCCCTACCTGCAGGTCTACACGGCCGAGCGCGCCGCCTACACGAACCTCATCAACAACGTGCCGATCGAGCGCGTCGCGACCGTGCGCAACCCCTACCGCGAGTGGATCGGCGCGCTCATCCGCGGCGACGTGTTCGGCTGGACGAACCCGGGAGACCCGCGCGCCGCCGCCGCCCTCGCCTACGAGGACGCGTCGCTCTCGCACGTCGCGAACGGCGTCTACGGCGAGATCTGGGCCGCGGCGATCACCTCGTGCGCCTTCGGCGCGGCGACCGTCGAAGAGGCCTTCGAGGCCTCGCTCGACCACGTGCCGCCGCGCTCGCGCCTCGCCGAGGCCCTGCGTGACGTGCAACGCATGCACCGCGACGGCCTCACGTGGGAGCAGGCGATCGAGGCGATCCAGCTGCGCTACGGCCGCTACAGCTGGGTGCACACGATCAACAATGCGGCGATCATCGCGGCCGGCCTCCTGTGGGGCGAGGGCGACTACGCCGCGACCGTCGGGCTCACCGTGCAGGGCGGCTGGGACACCGACTCGAACGGCGCGACGGCCGGCTCGGTCGCGGGCATCGTGCTCGGAGCCGACCGCCTCCCGGCGAACTTCATCGAGCCGCTCCACGACCGCACGCGCTCCGCGCTGTTCGGCTTCGACCACTCGCGCATCTCCGACCTCGCGCGCCGCACGGCCGTGCTCGCGCGGGCCGGGGCGGCGGTCGGCTGA
- a CDS encoding lipoate--protein ligase family protein: MPSLHGEYKVPGGKLVVVDFDVEDGVIVNPRVAGDFFLEPDDALGDIDRALDGLAAASDAKQIAAAISAGLREGAVMLGFSPEAVAVAVRRAMTDARTWADYEWEIVHDASVSPRLHLALDEVLAARVGEGRRKPTLRFWEWDESAVVIGSFQSVKNEVDPEGAAKYGFEVVRRISGGGAMMMEKGNVVTYSLYVPAELVQGMSFADSYAFLDDWVLQGLRAIGIEATYQPLNDIASPLGKIGGAAQKRLGSGAVLHHVTMAYDLDNAKMLEVLRIGREKISDKGIASAAKRVDPLRSQTGLSRAAIIESLKQTFTALYGATPGSVTADELAEAEQLAETKFASEEWLYRVP, from the coding sequence ATGCCCTCTCTCCACGGCGAGTACAAGGTCCCCGGCGGCAAGCTCGTGGTCGTCGACTTCGACGTCGAAGACGGCGTCATCGTGAACCCGCGGGTGGCGGGCGACTTCTTCCTCGAGCCCGACGACGCGCTCGGCGACATCGACCGCGCCCTCGACGGGCTCGCGGCGGCGTCAGACGCCAAGCAGATCGCCGCGGCGATCTCGGCCGGTCTCCGAGAAGGGGCCGTCATGCTCGGTTTCTCGCCCGAGGCGGTCGCGGTCGCCGTGCGTCGCGCGATGACCGACGCGCGCACCTGGGCCGACTACGAGTGGGAGATCGTGCACGACGCATCCGTGTCGCCGCGCCTCCATCTCGCGCTCGACGAGGTGCTCGCCGCGCGCGTCGGCGAGGGCCGGCGCAAGCCGACCTTGCGGTTCTGGGAGTGGGACGAGTCGGCCGTCGTCATCGGGTCGTTCCAGTCGGTGAAGAACGAGGTCGACCCCGAGGGGGCCGCGAAGTACGGCTTCGAGGTCGTGCGGCGGATCTCGGGCGGCGGCGCGATGATGATGGAGAAGGGCAACGTCGTCACGTACTCGCTCTACGTGCCCGCCGAGCTGGTGCAGGGCATGAGCTTCGCCGACTCGTACGCGTTCCTCGACGATTGGGTGCTGCAGGGCCTCCGCGCGATCGGCATCGAGGCGACGTACCAGCCGCTCAACGACATCGCCTCGCCGCTCGGCAAGATCGGCGGCGCCGCGCAGAAGCGGCTCGGCTCGGGCGCCGTGCTCCACCACGTCACGATGGCGTACGACCTCGACAACGCGAAGATGCTCGAGGTGCTGCGCATCGGCCGCGAGAAGATCAGCGACAAGGGCATCGCGTCGGCCGCCAAGCGCGTCGACCCCCTGCGGTCGCAGACGGGCCTCAGCCGCGCGGCGATCATCGAGAGCCTCAAGCAGACGTTCACGGCGCTCTACGGCGCGACGCCCGGGTCGGTCACGGCCGACGAACTCGCCGAGGCCGAGCAGCTCGCCGAGACGAAGTTCGCGTCGGAGGAGTGGCTCTACCGCGTCCCGTGA
- a CDS encoding DUF3054 domain-containing protein, which yields MRRTALLSLALDFVLVVVFAAIGRANHGEAVLPGLFGTVWPFAVALGVAWIALLAWRAPLRPVRTGLPVWAITVAGGLLLRGVTGGGTALPFIIVTAITLGVFLVGWRLIAAAVSRSRAKARAKARANTASPVE from the coding sequence ATGCGCCGAACCGCCCTCCTCTCGCTCGCCCTCGATTTCGTGCTCGTCGTCGTGTTCGCGGCGATCGGCCGGGCGAACCACGGCGAGGCGGTGCTCCCGGGGCTCTTCGGCACGGTGTGGCCGTTCGCGGTCGCCCTCGGCGTCGCGTGGATCGCGCTGCTCGCGTGGCGCGCGCCGCTCCGGCCCGTGCGCACGGGTCTGCCGGTCTGGGCGATCACCGTCGCGGGCGGGCTGCTGCTGCGCGGCGTGACGGGCGGTGGAACAGCGCTGCCGTTCATCATCGTGACCGCGATCACGCTCGGCGTGTTCCTCGTGGGGTGGCGGCTCATCGCGGCCGCGGTGTCGCGCTCCCGCGCGAAGGCCCGCGCGAAGGCCCGCGCGAACACCGCTTCGCCGGTCGAGTAG
- a CDS encoding sugar phosphate isomerase/epimerase family protein, which translates to MTLRLAAQEHLLDGDTLVEKYEFARSVGFDGVELLGRGDGEFARRADEIAEARRAGVVLVGATVVMDHFIADWSDDLRRDAREQLKLMLTGVAAAGGVGVVTPNAFGQFSRHLPPFTPPRPDDESRAILVEAVAELGDHAASEGVSILLEPLNRFEDFMVNRLADAVSIIEEAGSAGAGVCADTFHMSIEESDVGAAIRAAGAHIRHVQLGDSNRLEPGAGHYDWAETIEALADIGYDGWVTMECGLSGPPAEVLPKVSALFAHGGRKSS; encoded by the coding sequence ATGACCCTCCGCCTCGCGGCCCAGGAGCACTTGCTCGACGGCGATACCCTCGTCGAGAAGTACGAGTTCGCGCGGTCCGTCGGCTTCGACGGCGTCGAGCTGCTCGGGCGGGGCGACGGCGAGTTCGCGCGCCGCGCCGACGAGATCGCCGAGGCGCGCCGCGCGGGCGTCGTGCTCGTCGGCGCGACCGTCGTCATGGACCACTTCATCGCCGACTGGAGCGACGACCTCCGTCGCGACGCGCGCGAGCAGTTGAAGCTCATGCTCACGGGCGTCGCCGCCGCGGGCGGTGTGGGCGTCGTGACCCCGAACGCGTTCGGCCAGTTCAGCCGCCACCTGCCGCCCTTCACGCCGCCGCGGCCCGACGACGAGTCGCGGGCGATCCTCGTCGAGGCCGTGGCCGAACTGGGCGACCACGCGGCATCCGAAGGCGTCTCGATCCTCCTCGAACCGCTCAACCGCTTCGAGGACTTCATGGTCAACCGGCTCGCCGACGCCGTCTCGATCATCGAAGAGGCCGGCTCGGCCGGCGCGGGCGTCTGCGCCGACACCTTCCACATGTCGATCGAGGAGTCCGACGTCGGCGCCGCGATCCGGGCCGCGGGCGCGCACATCAGGCACGTCCAGCTCGGCGACAGCAACCGCCTCGAGCCCGGCGCCGGCCACTACGACTGGGCCGAGACGATCGAGGCGCTCGCAGACATCGGCTACGACGGCTGGGTGACGATGGAGTGCGGACTGAGCGGCCCGCCGGCGGAGGTGCTGCCGAAGGTCTCGGCGCTCTTCGCGCACGGAGGAAGGAAGAGCTCATGA
- a CDS encoding DNA-methyltransferase, with the protein MTFTGPNRIIQADNLDVLPTLPDGAFTLVYLDPPFNTGRAQTRHVTRHVRIAEEADAADDVQPETSVAITGFGGQRYARIRGDLRRYDDRFDDYWGFLEPRLVEAWRLLADDGTLYLHLDYREAHYAKVLLDALFGRECFLNELIWAYDYGAKSKRKWPTKHDTILVYVKNPDAYWFDSTAVDREPYMAPGLVTPEKAAAGKLPTDVWWHTIVSPTGREKTGYPTQKPEGVLRRIVQASTREGDWVLDFFAGSGTTGAVAEALGRRFVLVDENPEAIQVMRARFEEVADVSYEIERARS; encoded by the coding sequence GTGACGTTCACGGGGCCGAACCGCATCATCCAGGCCGACAACCTCGATGTGCTCCCGACCCTGCCCGACGGCGCGTTCACCCTCGTCTACCTCGACCCGCCGTTCAACACGGGGCGCGCGCAGACGCGTCACGTCACGCGGCATGTGCGGATCGCGGAAGAGGCGGATGCCGCGGACGATGTGCAGCCCGAGACATCCGTCGCCATCACCGGGTTCGGGGGCCAGCGCTACGCGCGCATCCGCGGCGACCTGCGCCGCTACGACGACCGCTTCGACGACTACTGGGGGTTCCTCGAGCCGCGGCTCGTCGAGGCGTGGCGGCTCCTCGCCGACGACGGAACCCTCTACCTCCACCTTGACTACCGCGAGGCGCACTACGCGAAGGTGCTGCTCGACGCGCTGTTCGGGCGCGAGTGCTTCTTGAACGAGCTCATCTGGGCCTACGACTACGGTGCGAAGTCGAAGCGCAAGTGGCCGACGAAGCACGACACGATCCTCGTCTACGTGAAGAATCCCGACGCGTACTGGTTCGACTCGACCGCGGTCGACCGCGAGCCGTACATGGCGCCGGGGCTCGTGACGCCCGAGAAGGCGGCTGCCGGGAAGCTCCCGACCGACGTGTGGTGGCACACGATCGTCTCGCCGACCGGGCGCGAGAAGACGGGGTATCCGACGCAGAAGCCCGAGGGCGTGCTGCGGCGGATCGTGCAGGCGTCGACGCGCGAGGGCGACTGGGTGCTCGACTTCTTCGCCGGGTCGGGCACGACGGGCGCGGTCGCGGAGGCCCTCGGCCGCCGCTTCGTGCTCGTCGACGAGAACCCCGAGGCGATCCAGGTCATGCGGGCGCGGTTCGAGGAGGTCGCGGATGTCTCGTACGAGATCGAGCGGGCGCGGAGCTGA
- a CDS encoding ThuA domain-containing protein, which translates to MTDAPASVSNDGGALRVLVWNEGVHERRNEPPTMERDYPQGIHGAIADALEARLPGARIATATLADPEHGLVESVLEQTDVLLWWGHVAHDEVSDEVVARVQRHVLAGMGFVVLHSGHHSKPFRALMGTTCNLRWRNAGERELVWTVDPTHPIARGIPSPIVIPAQEMYGEQFDIPKPDDLVFVSSFAGGEVFRSGATWTRGRGRIFYFSPGDQEYPVYRQAEIGDVLANGVRWVAQPDVPRAVVPVENPAEGWFAGA; encoded by the coding sequence ATGACGGATGCCCCGGCGTCGGTGTCGAACGACGGCGGCGCGTTGCGCGTGCTCGTCTGGAACGAAGGCGTGCACGAGCGCCGCAACGAGCCGCCGACGATGGAGCGGGACTACCCCCAAGGCATCCACGGCGCGATCGCCGACGCCCTCGAGGCGCGACTGCCGGGCGCGCGCATCGCGACCGCGACGCTCGCCGACCCCGAGCACGGGCTCGTCGAGTCGGTGCTCGAGCAGACCGACGTGCTCCTCTGGTGGGGGCACGTCGCGCACGACGAGGTGAGCGACGAAGTCGTCGCACGCGTGCAGCGGCATGTCCTCGCGGGCATGGGGTTCGTCGTGCTGCACTCGGGCCACCACTCGAAGCCGTTCCGTGCGCTCATGGGCACGACGTGCAACCTGCGCTGGCGCAACGCGGGCGAGCGCGAGCTGGTGTGGACGGTCGACCCGACCCACCCCATCGCGCGGGGCATCCCGTCGCCGATCGTGATCCCGGCCCAAGAGATGTACGGCGAGCAGTTCGACATCCCGAAGCCCGACGACCTCGTCTTCGTGAGCTCGTTCGCGGGCGGTGAGGTGTTCCGTTCGGGGGCGACGTGGACGCGTGGGCGCGGGCGCATCTTCTACTTCAGCCCGGGCGACCAGGAGTACCCCGTCTACCGGCAGGCCGAGATCGGCGATGTGCTCGCCAACGGCGTGCGCTGGGTCGCCCAGCCCGACGTGCCGCGTGCGGTCGTGCCCGTCGAGAACCCCGCCGAGGGCTGGTTCGCGGGCGCCTGA
- a CDS encoding GntR family transcriptional regulator: MSRTRSSGRGADPAVARVGAPDIVGDLRARIASGDLPAGTRLPSELELAARQGSSRSAVRTALAALARQGLVESRPGTGWFVQSAQTQGFDRMRSFTQWADGRGRESGGRIVERATRLATAREARLLGIRTSDEVLHTVRVRTLEGRDVMIERSTWAPWVVRHVEDMPDDIRSTTRLLADAGILITHGNHRIEAVAASSDDARLLGIRRSSPMLQVRRETYAANGRPVECGEDRYVPHTISFEAQAAGAADLPEAS; encoded by the coding sequence ATGTCTCGTACGAGATCGAGCGGGCGCGGAGCTGACCCCGCGGTCGCACGTGTCGGCGCTCCCGACATCGTCGGCGACCTGCGCGCGAGGATCGCGTCGGGCGACCTGCCCGCCGGTACCCGACTGCCGAGCGAGCTCGAACTCGCCGCGCGCCAGGGGTCGTCGCGCAGCGCCGTGCGCACGGCGCTCGCCGCCCTCGCCCGGCAAGGCCTCGTCGAGTCGCGTCCGGGCACCGGCTGGTTCGTGCAGTCGGCGCAAACGCAGGGATTCGATCGTATGCGGTCGTTCACGCAGTGGGCGGACGGGCGCGGTCGGGAGTCCGGCGGACGCATCGTCGAGCGCGCCACGCGGCTCGCGACCGCCCGTGAGGCGCGGCTCCTCGGCATCCGCACGAGCGACGAGGTGCTCCACACCGTCCGCGTGCGCACCCTCGAGGGACGGGACGTCATGATCGAGCGGTCGACGTGGGCGCCGTGGGTCGTGCGACACGTCGAGGACATGCCCGACGACATTCGCTCGACGACACGACTGCTCGCCGACGCCGGCATCCTCATCACGCACGGCAACCACCGCATCGAGGCCGTCGCGGCGTCGAGCGACGACGCCCGCCTGCTCGGCATCCGGCGATCGAGCCCGATGCTCCAGGTGCGGCGCGAGACCTACGCCGCCAACGGCCGACCGGTCGAATGCGGCGAGGACCGGTACGTGCCGCACACGATCTCCTTCGAGGCCCAGGCCGCGGGCGCGGCCGACCTGCCCGAGGCGAGCTGA
- a CDS encoding ribokinase: MSRKIATDATPLVVVVGSVNMDLVFTGLAAMPVPGETVAARSFELQPGGKGANQASAAAALGADVRLVAALGDDEFGRIAAADLRARGVSLDHVATVPGPSGVAGVLIDQAGENVVIVNPGANGALDGADASAVADRIGAESGALTVLASLEVPLDAIRAWARVARERGWRFILNPAPAPAEPLDDELLALVDVITPNQTELASIGEERLAAVVPVVVVTLGGDGAEVRAGGTVTRVPAFAVEPVDTTGAGDAFNGALAVGLASGRQIGDAVRLACAVGALATRGLGARSSLPDAAEAEAFAG, translated from the coding sequence GTGTCAAGGAAGATCGCAACGGATGCCACGCCCCTCGTCGTCGTGGTCGGATCCGTCAACATGGACCTCGTCTTCACCGGACTCGCGGCCATGCCCGTGCCGGGCGAGACGGTCGCCGCGCGCTCATTCGAGCTGCAGCCCGGCGGCAAGGGCGCGAACCAGGCGTCCGCCGCAGCGGCGCTCGGCGCCGACGTGCGACTCGTGGCGGCGCTCGGGGACGACGAGTTCGGCCGCATCGCAGCGGCCGACCTCCGAGCGCGCGGAGTCTCGCTCGACCACGTCGCGACCGTGCCCGGTCCGTCAGGCGTCGCGGGCGTCCTCATCGACCAGGCGGGCGAGAACGTCGTCATCGTGAACCCGGGCGCGAACGGCGCCCTCGACGGGGCGGATGCCTCGGCCGTCGCCGACCGCATCGGCGCCGAGTCCGGGGCGCTGACCGTGCTCGCGTCGCTCGAAGTGCCCCTCGACGCGATCCGCGCGTGGGCGCGCGTCGCACGTGAGCGCGGGTGGCGATTCATCCTGAACCCCGCCCCGGCACCCGCCGAGCCGCTCGACGACGAACTGCTCGCGCTCGTCGACGTCATCACGCCCAACCAGACCGAACTCGCGAGCATCGGCGAGGAGCGGCTCGCCGCGGTCGTGCCGGTCGTCGTCGTGACCCTCGGCGGCGACGGCGCGGAGGTGCGCGCGGGCGGCACGGTCACGCGCGTCCCGGCGTTCGCGGTCGAACCCGTCGACACGACCGGGGCCGGCGACGCCTTCAACGGCGCGCTCGCCGTCGGGCTCGCGAGCGGCCGGCAGATCGGCGACGCCGTGCGTCTCGCGTGCGCGGTCGGAGCGCTCGCGACCCGCGGACTCGGAGCTCGCAGCTCACTGCCCGATGCGGCAGAGGCCGAGGCGTTCGCGGGCTGA